One Endozoicomonas gorgoniicola DNA window includes the following coding sequences:
- a CDS encoding acetyl-CoA carboxylase biotin carboxylase subunit translates to MNNVPPVQSGQQPFKKVLIANRGEIALRVLRALQQLNIASVAIYHHSDQHSPVVQQADETIEIVGDSPSAAHLDGQQIIEICQQLNVEAVHPCYGFLSENAEFARTLEQAGITFIGPKADIIELMGDKITSRDFVARHGFPVPPSVNLEPDHPDFIRRIVAMGFPVVVKASAGGGGKGMSIVHSQNELEDALRIAASEAEKYFGDKRVYIEKYFTSARHIEVQVLGDGQSVVHLGERECSVQRRFQKVIEEAPSPALTPDKRQEICNTAKGIARSAGYNSAGTVEFLYTSEGDYFFLEMNTRIQVEHPVTEMTFNVDLVAEQIHIAAGKPLSLKQEALVSSGHAIECRICAEDAFNDFMPATGKVLFLKEPGGQGVRFDSGLYLNQAITSAFDPMLAKLIVHAPTRQEAIEKMRHALEELVILGVKHNIDYLDAILGHQQFSDGHFDTGFIKQYASDLSATQPENLQELHAILATALLGERSNRLLAEATPDLHAAIGRWRN, encoded by the coding sequence ATGAACAACGTCCCGCCTGTTCAGTCAGGTCAACAGCCTTTTAAAAAAGTGCTGATCGCCAACCGTGGGGAGATCGCCCTGAGAGTACTCAGGGCTCTGCAGCAGCTCAATATTGCTTCGGTCGCCATTTATCACCACAGTGACCAGCACTCCCCTGTCGTACAACAAGCTGACGAAACCATAGAAATCGTTGGCGACTCACCCTCTGCTGCACACCTCGACGGACAACAGATTATTGAAATCTGCCAGCAACTGAATGTAGAGGCCGTACACCCCTGTTACGGTTTCTTATCTGAAAACGCAGAATTTGCCCGAACACTGGAGCAGGCAGGCATTACTTTTATTGGCCCCAAAGCCGACATTATTGAGCTGATGGGCGACAAAATTACCTCAAGGGATTTTGTCGCCAGACACGGCTTTCCCGTCCCTCCTTCCGTGAACCTTGAACCGGACCACCCCGACTTCATCAGGCGCATTGTTGCCATGGGTTTTCCTGTGGTGGTCAAGGCTTCAGCCGGTGGTGGCGGCAAGGGCATGAGCATTGTTCACAGCCAGAATGAGCTGGAAGACGCACTTCGCATCGCGGCTTCAGAAGCAGAAAAATACTTTGGTGATAAACGGGTTTATATTGAGAAGTATTTTACCAGCGCCCGACATATCGAAGTGCAGGTTCTGGGCGACGGTCAGAGTGTTGTTCATCTGGGCGAAAGAGAATGTTCTGTTCAGCGACGTTTCCAGAAAGTGATTGAAGAAGCCCCCTCCCCGGCGCTGACCCCTGATAAACGTCAGGAAATCTGTAACACCGCAAAAGGCATTGCCCGGAGCGCAGGCTACAACAGCGCGGGTACGGTTGAATTTCTGTATACGTCAGAAGGCGATTATTTCTTTCTGGAGATGAATACCCGTATTCAGGTTGAACACCCGGTTACTGAAATGACGTTTAATGTGGACCTGGTGGCGGAGCAGATTCATATCGCAGCAGGCAAGCCTCTGTCCCTGAAGCAGGAAGCACTTGTCTCATCCGGTCATGCCATCGAATGCCGGATCTGTGCCGAAGATGCCTTTAACGATTTTATGCCCGCCACCGGCAAGGTGCTGTTTCTGAAAGAACCCGGTGGACAGGGCGTTCGGTTCGACAGTGGTCTGTATCTTAACCAGGCGATTACCAGCGCCTTTGACCCCATGCTGGCAAAGCTGATTGTTCATGCCCCTACTCGTCAGGAAGCCATTGAAAAAATGCGGCACGCGCTGGAAGAGCTGGTGATCCTCGGAGTGAAACATAATATTGATTATCTGGACGCTATATTGGGTCATCAGCAGTTTTCAGATGGCCATTTTGATACTGGCTTTATCAAACAATATGCCAGTGACCTTTCCGCTACTCAGCCAGAAAACTTACAGGAACTTCATGCCATTCTTGCCACAGCCCTGCTAGGCGAACGTAGCAACCGGCTGTTAGCGGAAGCAACGCCTGACCTGCACGCAGCCATTGGACGCTGGAGGAACTGA
- a CDS encoding acetyl-CoA carboxylase biotin carboxyl carrier protein subunit, producing MQPKFLFNGSVYSVTPVRKHHSALLEIDNHRVTAGLQWFSPNDAQLTLNENSQQVYIAQDEQQLFIHMGGKTWYLECIDEFSEAASEGGSASGRVIAPMPGVVIELNTAVGQCVKEGDCLLLIESMKLQMAIRATTSGTVESIHVSGAGDSFEKGSVLVDIVGEASP from the coding sequence ATGCAACCCAAATTTCTATTTAATGGTTCGGTCTACTCAGTGACTCCAGTCCGTAAACACCATTCAGCCCTGTTGGAAATAGACAACCACCGGGTCACCGCCGGATTGCAATGGTTCAGTCCAAATGATGCACAGTTAACTCTGAATGAAAACAGTCAGCAGGTTTACATCGCTCAGGATGAACAACAGCTCTTCATTCATATGGGTGGTAAAACCTGGTATCTCGAATGCATTGATGAGTTCAGTGAGGCTGCTTCAGAGGGTGGCTCTGCCAGCGGCAGGGTAATCGCCCCTATGCCCGGAGTCGTTATTGAGCTGAATACTGCGGTGGGGCAGTGCGTAAAAGAAGGCGACTGTCTTTTACTGATTGAAAGCATGAAGCTGCAAATGGCTATTCGTGCCACAACGTCCGGTACGGTTGAAAGCATTCATGTTAGTGGTGCGGGCGACAGCTTTGAAAAAGGCTCGGTTCTGGTGGATATCGTCGGGGAGGCATCACCATGA